From a region of the Mycobacterium intracellulare ATCC 13950 genome:
- a CDS encoding cytochrome P450 translates to MAADTLPPGPRAPVAVQTAEWIARPWEFMDRAAARYGDTFTMKLVGEGPIVMVSHPDAVRQIFTSPPELMLAGEANRILQPVVGQNSVLLLDRDAHREQRRLLMPAFRGNQLQSYMSTMTAIAQAEIARWPRGVPVRLHPRMQALTLEVILHLVFGLERGQSMDRLRQALQRTLVLTTNGAAQFFLLLVGPRKMRTALIHKLLADVDRLLHEEIATPRRQADLDTRTDVLSMLLKARHEDGNPMSDQEIRDELITLLLAGHETTASGLAWAVERIIRHPDAHSRLIEEAHADDGQRYVDAVVKETLRMRPVLALVSRRLTEPMEVDGFSLPAGVKVAPSIYLMHRRPDIYPDPKQFRPERFLDNRAGTYTWIPFGGGVRRCLGATFAECEMRIVLGAMFTTMRVRPVDAKSEPIHRRSITQVPGRGTTVVLE, encoded by the coding sequence ATGGCTGCCGACACGCTGCCACCCGGTCCTCGAGCACCGGTGGCAGTACAAACTGCTGAATGGATCGCTCGTCCATGGGAGTTCATGGACCGCGCCGCCGCCCGATACGGCGACACGTTCACCATGAAGCTGGTCGGCGAGGGACCGATCGTGATGGTCTCGCATCCCGATGCGGTGCGGCAGATCTTCACCTCGCCTCCCGAATTGATGCTCGCCGGGGAAGCAAACCGCATCCTGCAGCCCGTGGTGGGCCAGAACTCGGTGCTACTGCTCGACCGCGACGCACACAGAGAACAGCGTCGACTCCTCATGCCCGCGTTTCGCGGCAATCAGTTGCAGAGCTACATGAGCACGATGACCGCCATTGCCCAGGCCGAGATTGCCCGCTGGCCCCGCGGTGTGCCGGTGCGGCTGCATCCCCGGATGCAAGCGTTGACGCTCGAAGTCATCCTGCACCTGGTGTTTGGACTCGAGCGCGGGCAGAGCATGGACCGGTTGCGCCAGGCGCTACAGCGGACGCTCGTTCTCACAACCAACGGCGCGGCGCAATTTTTCCTCTTGCTCGTAGGGCCCCGGAAGATGAGGACTGCGCTCATTCACAAGTTGCTGGCCGACGTAGATCGCCTGCTTCATGAAGAGATCGCCACGCCCCGTCGGCAAGCCGACCTCGATACCCGCACCGACGTCCTCTCGATGCTGTTGAAGGCCAGGCACGAAGACGGTAATCCGATGAGCGATCAAGAGATTCGCGACGAACTCATCACGTTGCTATTGGCAGGCCACGAAACAACGGCATCGGGACTGGCGTGGGCGGTCGAGCGGATCATCCGTCACCCGGACGCGCATTCGCGCCTTATCGAAGAGGCGCACGCCGACGACGGCCAGAGGTACGTCGATGCCGTGGTGAAGGAGACACTCCGGATGCGGCCCGTGCTCGCCCTGGTGAGCAGACGGCTCACCGAACCCATGGAGGTCGACGGGTTTTCACTGCCCGCCGGCGTCAAGGTCGCGCCCTCGATCTATCTCATGCACCGCCGTCCCGACATCTACCCCGACCCGAAACAGTTTCGTCCCGAGCGGTTTCTCGACAACCGCGCGGGAACGTACACGTGGATTCCATTCGGAGGAGGCGTGCGCCGTTGCCTTGGAGCGACTTTCGCCGAATGCGAGATGCGGATTGTGCTCGGCGCGATGTTCACCACCATGCGGGTGCGCCCCGTCGACGCTAAATCCGAGCCGATACACCGCCGGTCGATCACCCAGGTGCCAGGTCGCGGAACCACCGTAGTGCTCGAATAA